The Candida dubliniensis CD36 chromosome 2, complete sequence genome contains a region encoding:
- a CDS encoding pre-mrna-splicing factor 3, putative (Similar to S. cerevisiae PRP3), with amino-acid sequence MKRAFGDNPRPDVKKAKLHQDKELVHNNDNNDKTGLDVEIHPLLRNIGSTHIPKLPKNHNPLRQSDQKWFDPLALNPYLDQSDMVISNKKSSHIPQPLRFIPRGKYVAQGEKLREKLRIEHEQTRELEAIKQQGLIPDETIGEQLYQLEGQPLIEWWDRPYLRDNNYTHIDDDSRKILDDETQPVTSYIQHPVLINPIWETGDLSAPVQPVYLTKQEQKRIRRNERQIRQQEKQDRIKLGLDPPPPPKVKLSNLMNVLTNESIKDPTAVENRVKREIQQRVDKHLAQNEARKLTKEQKHEKLWNKQEKDLANGIHTTVYKVEKLVNPKHLFKINISAQEENLVGVCLKNPKFNLVIVEGGEKSVGHYKKLMMKRIKWTENVSQSVTGSPTEDLSNNKCSLVWEGSLPEVHFQKWSMMYSRDDKEALAVLKKFGLENYWRLASSLNE; translated from the coding sequence ATGAAAAGAGCATTTGGAGATAATCCCAGACCAGACGTTAAAAAAGCAAAACTTCACCAAGATAAAGAACTTGTTCACAATAATGACAACAATGATAAAACTGGACTTGATGTAGAAATCCATCCATTATTGAGGAACATAGGATCAACACATATACCAAAATTACCAAAAAATCATAATCCGCTACGACAATCGGACCAAAAATGGTTTGACCCACTTGCATTAAACCCATACCTCGATCAAAGCGATATGGTTATTAGTAATAAAAAATCCAGCCATATCCCACAACCGTTGCGTTTTATCCCACGGGGGAAGTATGTGGCCCAGGGAGAGAAATTAAGAGAGAAATTGAGAATTGAACATGAACAAACTCGAGAATTGGAGGCAATTAAACAACAAGGATTAATACCAGATGAAACCATTGGGGAACAATTGTATCAGCTTGAAGGGCAGCCATTGATTGAATGGTGGGATCGTCCATATTTGCGAGATAACAACTATACGCACATAGATGATGATTCACGGAAAATCCTTGATGATGAAACCCAACCTGTGACTTCATATATTCAACATCCTGTATTGATCAATCCCATTTGGGAAACTGGAGACTTAAGCGCCCCAGTACAACCAGTGTATTTAACAAAACAAGAGCAGAAAAGAATACGAAGAAATGAAAGACAAATCagacaacaagaaaagcAAGATAGAATTAAGTTAGGTTTGGATCCACCGCCACCACCCAAAGTCAAATTATCCAATTTGATGAATGTATTGACTAATGAATCGATTAAAGATCCCACTGCAGTTGAAAATAGGGTGAAGCGAGAAATACAGCAACGTGTTGATAAGCATTTGGCACAGAATGAAGCTCGAAAATTGACTAAGGAACAAAAACATGAAAAATTATGgaataaacaagaaaaagatttggCCAATGGCATTCATACTACAGTTTACAAAGTAGAAAAGTTGGTTAATCCTAAACATTtgttcaaaatcaatatcagtGCCCAAGAAGAGAATTTAGTAGGGGTTTGTTTGAAAAACcctaaatttaatttagttATTGTTGAAGGTGGAGAAAAATCAGTTGGTCATTataagaaattgatgatgaaaagaataaaatgGACGGAGAATGTATCCCAATCAGTGACTGGCAGTCCAACTGAAGATTTATCCAACAATAAATGTTCTCTAGTTTGGGAAGGTTCGTTGCCAGAAGTGCATTTTCAGAAATGGAGTATGATGTACTCCAGAGACGATAAAGAGGCACTAGCGGTATTAAAGAAGTTTGGTCTTGAAAACTATTGGCGATTAGCAAGCTCTTTAAACGAATAG
- a CDS encoding ATP synthase K chain, mitochondrial, putative (spliced gene;~Similar to S. cerevisiae ATP19;~has not so far been reported in C. albicans) — protein MAGAYTIFGKQVPAHILSIITLGSVAAGIAIPKFLPKDESKKEVAKPVAPIVQSKEDDFDLEKFINDLTKEESK, from the exons atGGCAGGTGCTTATACGATTTTTGGTAAACAAGTTCCAGCTCATATA TTATCTATTATCACTTTAGGTTCTGTAGCTGCAGGTATTGCCATTCCTAAGTTTTTACCAAAAGATGAATCCAAGAAAGAAGTAGCAAAACCAGTTGCTCCTATTGTCCAATCCAAAGAAGAcgattttgatttggaaaagTTTATCAA TGACTTGaccaaagaagaaagcAAGTAA
- a CDS encoding zinc finger-containing transcription factor, putative (Similar to S. cerevisiae STP4) translates to MLSMAVNPSNSLPSQYSTKQDNYNQNYCSIKSPSPTSTSTSSSLAMTTPPHLHNPHASITLPSIHSLDIPAFPHYEKEYSRASVFQNYSSNSPTPSNSSYSPTLLIPNNDRPASSSAYSNSSSTLLLSPGVSSTPNLNSIAPVSRPRSTSNLTENSEQSFASPQLQSQPQPPVLSNVTITSPQLHVKSENEQQQHRLQNSNGILSPRQNKKNWKPRKKKQCPECNLYFSNLATHKSTHLKPNNRPHICKYCERGFARPNDLFRHVKCHWKEIGSDKGQFKCPFKNIDSSNRDNQETITATGNGNGIPDHCCHNTGIFSRCDTFKNHLKAIHFQYPNGTKKEQRNQVNGKCRMCQQEFRNVDDWMHSHIETNQCPYAINLIKKEH, encoded by the coding sequence ATGTTATCAATGGCAGTAAACCCAAGCAATTCTTTACCCTCACAATACTCAACCAAACAAGATAATTACAACCAGAATTACTGTTCTATAAAATCGCCCTCGCCAAcctcaacatcaacatcgTCGTCGTTAGCCATGACTACTCCACCACACTTACATAATCCACATGCATCAATAACCTTACCATCAATACATTCCTTAGATATCCCAGCATTTCCTCATTATGAGAAAGAATATAGTCGAGCTAGTGTATTCCAGAACTATTCCTCAAATTCACCTACGCCATCCAATAGTTCATATTCCCCCACTTTATTGATACCGAATAATGATAGACCGGCTTCATCATCTGCGTactcaaattcttcaagtACATTATTGTTGAGTCCTGGTGTTTCTTCTACACCCAATTTGAATTCTATTGCTCCTGTGTCAAGACCAAGAAGTACCTCAAATTTGACAGAAAATTCAGAACAACTGTTTGCCTCACCACAATTGCAACTGCAACCACAGCCACCAGTACTATCGAATGTCACTATTACATCACCTCAACTTCATGTTAAGTCAGAAAAtgagcaacaacaacacagATTACAAAACTCCAATGGTATATTGTCTCCAAGACAgaataagaaaaattggaaaccaaggaagaagaagcaatGTCCTGAATGTAATTTGtacttttcaaatttggcCACACATAAATCAACTCATTTGAAACCAAACAATCGTCCTCATATTTGTAAATATTGTGAACGAGGATTTGCTCGAccaaatgatttatttagACATGTCAAATGTCATTGGAAAGAAATCGGGTCAGATAAAGGACAATTTAAATGCCCTTTTAAGAACATCGATTCATCTAATAGAGATAATCAAGAAACAATAACAGCTActggtaatggtaatggaATACCTGATCATTGTTGTCATAATACTGGGATATTTTCTCGTTGTGATACGTTtaaaaatcatttgaagGCTATTCATTTCCAATATCCAAACGGTACGAAAAAGGAACAAAGAAACCAAGTCAATGGAAAATGTAGAATGTGTCAACAAGAATTTAgaaatgttgatgattggATGCATAGTCATATAGAAACCAACCAGTGTCCTTATGctattaatttgattaaaaagGAGCATTAA
- a CDS encoding elongation of fatty acids protein 2, putative (Similar to S. cerevisiae ELO2;~7 probable transmembrane helices predicted by TMHMM2.0 at aa 53-75, 88-110, 130-152, 157-179, 184-203, 224-241 and 256-278) encodes MSLPIPTWETPFGIQLWPIFDLVASKLSQGKFVPSEFLFINGVTPLSTFPEAAVIIVIYYTVIFGGRFVINTLNLPVIKLNGLFQIHNLFLTSLSLTLLILILEQIIPIFHSGGSYYSICSPNAYTSKLVVLYYLNYITKFIELIDTVFLVLRQKKLTFLHTYHHGATALLCYTQLTGYTSVQWVPIALNLAVHVVMYWYYFLAARGIRVWWKEWVTRFQIIQFVIDLGVVYYSTVTHFVYKYSGKMRDCSGTETAAIVGCSILTSYLILFISFYITVYKKSGNASKKVKKA; translated from the coding sequence ATGTCTTTACCAATTCCTACTTGGGAAACTCCATTTGGTATCCAATTATGGccaatttttgatttagttGCCTCCAAACTTTCTCAAGGAAAATTTGTCCCATCggaatttttatttattaatggtGTCACACCATTATCAACATTCCCAGAAGCAGCTGTAATCAttgttatttattatacTGTTATTTTTGGTGGTAGATTTGTTATTAACACTTTGAACTTACCAgttataaaattgaatggattatttcaaattcataatttatttttaactAGTTTATCATTGACATTATTGATCTTGATTTTAGAACAAATCATTCCTATTTTCCATTCTGGTGGTTCATATTATTCGATTTGTTCTCCTAATGCTTATACTTCAAAATTAGTTGTATTATATTATCTTAACTACATTACTAAATTCATTGAGCTTATAGATACAGTTTTCTTGGTCCTTAGACAGAAAAAATTGACTTTTTTGCATACTTATCATCATGGAGCTACTGCATTGTTATGTTACACTCAATTGACAGGGTACACTTCGGTACAATGGGTGCCAATAGCTTTGAATTTGGCAGTTCATGTGGTTATGTATTGGTACTATTTCTTGGCTGCTAGAGGTATTAGAGTTTGGTGGAAAGAATGGGTCACCAGATTccaaatcattcaatttgttattgatttggGAGTGGTTTATTACTCCACTGTTACtcattttgtttataaatattCTGGTAAAATGAGAGACTGTTCTGGTACTGAAACCGCTGCTATTGTTGGATGTCTGATTTTGACTagttatttgattttgtttatcaGTTTCTACATTACTGTTTACAAGAAATCTGGTAATGCTTCCAAAAAAGTCAAGAAAGcttag
- a CDS encoding rho1 gdp-gtp exchange protein 2, putative (Similar to S. cerevisiae ROM2), whose product MSSNSSWSNNDSYQSRNDPNNGNNPNPHTMSQQHSQSVNIPAHLLPQAFIEQQQQQQQQQQYQQDSETHNKNPPTSNRFYQSPPHQQQSRQQYNSSKQEQMQQPYPTSAQNNQHYRPPTQERSYSFSSTMDPGSPSQIMPPNFSQRNQSFSGYQQQYPPSPNRAYSQQTHAHQGGLQQPYVAQRQHTSAGFNQNPYSQQNRSVSSLTQDRTGAPVQHPPYPVSNDDSGYQLQPSALQSQHLPPQQQQQQQQQQQPHPQTRRQLRKAPSSNLPPIQTDQVYYGPDARRIVSTPTHQQNFPTPIPHEARTKSLTSASLKHQKQPSQSQQYYQQISESPGKDSNARSSSSSSLHHTFSLTSKSRSFTSISKLSSLSTKKFGSSSSVNTNKLDRYQSSGTIRNNHNHTNHTNHNIHYAKPSVYPAILSEVAKLFKEAIILTINTKDGLEYHDTFTGKMAVDILCRIIRTNDRNLALLLGRSLDAQKFFHDVTYNHRLRDSVHEIYAFNNVYNDVDFYNEENGGGGSTSNGENSALNSKHGSFLDSSTQLQNALNDHISDYHTSQSSGSLTKVASSATGNGSASVAGKELSASQQTGVNGVFTILTECYSPTCSRNSLCYSIACPRRLEQQARLNLKPQGGLQRAVSKLSLHDQEETETLWHKTVPQSVLDKLDKHEKTRQELIYEFVYTERDYVKDLEFMTDFYIMPLRNPANNIIPDYQRETFIQTVFGGVPDLLRLAKRFSEALTRRQQQQKPVIETIGDVFLDYVGDFEPFVTYSGNKVFATFEHERQQQVNMKYARFLDAIEKKPESRRQDLSSFLIKGVQRPARYQLLLSGILKHTKPESPDYKYLTKAKEEIEKLLVKINIQTGECTDRHKVMVLHRLLGKQTLENRYNFKLSYNNRIIYQVTLNRKRDNEKIDLYLFEHALLLVKHKIQNKREQHKVFEKPMYLPLLFVNSGMEIPTNRSIMPHRYHGSLVSDTSIRPQRAESNYIGNTLNSSSTPKFQLNFLGLGSNQVHASLFAEDLTIQNQVLQQISTQQKKLIDANDIFSLCKFETRRFTGNNKINCAVPCYGGKKLLYGTDSGVWVSTVRSISATSNEKICSDPTMVISKTYVTQIEVIVEYSKLLVLSDKSLYEFDLSCTDSLDHVKNTKSGKLLLSHVSFFKVGVCDGKLLVIGARTGSSHSICIFEPVNPFDKSNKNKNKRLEIQEINFSSDPISISFLKTKLCVGCAKGFEILSSQTGTKESILDEADPSLDFATQRESVTPLAIHRLGRDFLLCYSEFVFLINRNGWRTNHDWGIFWEGNPQNVAIFFPYLLSFEPGFVEIRDLHTTNLLRALTGENIRFLHSNEHEAMFACEENGYDIIISIDFLNLKPRSPT is encoded by the coding sequence ATGTCGAGTAATAGTTCTTGGTCTAACAACGATTCATATCAACTGAGGAACGATCctaataatggtaataacCCCAACCCACATACAATGTCCCAACAGCACTCGCAATCTGTAAATATTCCCGCTCATTTGTTGCCTCAAGCGTTTatagaacaacaacaacaacaacaacaacaacaacaatatcaacaagaCAGCGAAACTCATAACAAAAACCCTCCAACCAGCAATCGTTTTTATCAATCACCTCcccaccaacaacaactgcGTCAACAATACAACTCTTCTAAGCAGGAACAAATGCAACAACCTTACCCAACTTCTGCACAAAACAATCAACATTACCGCCCTCCAACACAGGAAAGGTCATATAGTTTTTCATCGACTATGGATCCTGGTTCACCTAGCCAAATAATGCCACCTAATTTTTCACAAAGGAACCAATCGTTTTCTGGttatcaacaacagtaTCCACCATCTCCCAACAGAGCATATAGCCAACAAACACACGCTCACCAAGGTGGACTTCAACAACCATATGTAGCACAAAGACAACACACCTCAGCTGGTTTCAATCAGAATCCGTACTCTCAGCAAAATAGATCAGTATCTTCTTTGACTCAAGATCGGACAGGAGCACCCGTACAACACCCTCCTTACCCTGTCAGCAATGATGATTCTGGATATCAACTACAACCGCTGGCTCTTCAATCACAACATCTACCAccacaacagcaacagcaacagcaacagcaacaacagccCCATCCTCAGACACGTAGACAGCTTCGTAAGGCTCCTTCAAGCAATTTACCCCCCATTCAAACTGACCAAGTTTACTATGGCCCTGATGCCCGAAGAATTGTTTCCACACCAACACACCAACAAAATTTTCCTACTCCCATACCACATGAAGCTAGAACTAAATCACTTACTTCGGCATCATTGAAGCATCAGAAACAACCACTGCAACTGCAACAGTATTACCAACAAATCTCTGAACTGCCAGGTAAAGATAGCAACGCTCGTAGTTCTTCGAGTAGTTCACTTCATCACACTTTTTCCTTAACTTCAAAATCACGATCATTCACATCCATCAGTAAATTGTCTTCGTTATCAACTAAGAAATTTGGTTCGTCTTCTTCTGTcaacaccaacaaattAGATCGTTATCAATCAAGTGGAACTATTAGAAACAATCACAACCATACAAACCATACGAACCACAACATCCATTATGCTAAACCATCTGTGTATCCGGCAATATTGTCTGAAGTAGCCAAATTATTCAAAGAGGCGATTATTTTGACTATTAACACCAAGGATGGTTTAGAGTACCACGATACTTTTACTGGGAAAATGGCGGTTGACATCTTATGTCGTATTATTCGAACAAACGATCGTAATTTGGCCTTGTTATTGGGAAGATCATTAGACGCCCAGAAATTTTTCCATGATGTTACCTATAATCACAGATTAAGGGATTCGGTACATGAAATTTATGCGTTTAACAATGTTTATAACGATGTTGATTTTTacaatgaagaaaatggaGGTGGTGGTCTGACTAGTAATGGAGAAAATAGTGCCTTGAATTCAAAACATGGGTCGTTTCTTGACAGCAGTACACAATTACAGAATGCTTTGAATGACCATATATCGGATTATCACACTTCACAAAGCAGTGGATCATTAACCAAAGTTGCTAGTAGTGCCACTGGTAACGGCTCAGCAAGTGTTGCAGGTAAGGAATTGAGTGCAAGTCAACAAACAGGTGTTAATGGAGTTTTCACTATTTTGACAGAGTGTTATTCGCCTACATGTAGCAGAAATAGTCTTTGTTACAGTATTGCCTGTCCAAGAAGATTAGAACAACAAGCTAgattaaatttgaaaccCCAAGGTGGTTTGCAACGTGcagtttcaaaattatcattacaTGATCAGGAAGAAACTGAAACTTTATGGCACAAGACAGTACCTCAATCGGTTTTAGATAAATTAGACAAACATGAAAAGACTCGACAAGAGTTGATTTATGAGTTTGTTTACACTGAACGTGACTACGTCAAGGACTTGGAATTCATGACTGATTTCTACATTATGCCCTTACGGAATCCCgccaataatattattccTGATTATCAAAGGGAAACCTTTATTCAAACTGTGTTTGGGGGAGTACCCGACTTGTTGAGATTGGCCAAGAGGTTCAGTGAGGCATTAACCCgaagacaacaacaacaaaagccTGTTATTGAGACCATTGGTGATGTCTTTTTAGACTATGTTGGTGATTTTGAACCGTTTGTGACCTATTCTGGAAACAAAGTGTTTGCCACTTTTGAACATGAgagacaacaacaagttaACATGAAATATGCGAGATTTTTAGATgcaattgaaaagaaaccGGAATCAAGAAGACAAGATTTGTCATCATTTTTGATTAAAGGGGTTCAAAGACCAGCAAGATACCAATTATTGTTATCTGGAATTTTGAAGCATACCAAACCGGAGTCACCCGACTACAAGTACTTGacaaaagcaaaagaaGAGATTGAGAAATTGTTAGtgaaaatcaatattcaaACTGGAGAATGTACTGACCGACACAAAGTCATGGTTTTACATAGGTTATTGGGGAAACAAACTTTGGAAAACAGgtataatttcaaattatccTACAATAATCGTATTATCTATCAGGTGACTTTGAATAGAAAGAGGGATAACGAAAAGATCGATCTATACTTGTTTGAACATGCATTGTTATTAGTGAAACACAAGATTCAAAACAAGCGTGAACAACATAAAGTGTTTGAAAAACCAATGTATTTGCCATTGCTATTTGTTAATAGTGGTATGGAAATCCCCACCAACAGATCAATCATGCCTCATAGATATCATGGATCATTGGTTTCCGACACCAGTATAAGACCCCAAAGAGCAGAATCTAACTATATTGGTAATACTTtgaattcttcatcaacacctaaattccaattgaattttctCGGTTTAGGTAGTAATCAAGTCCATGCCTCATTGTTTGCTGAGGATTTGACTATTCAGAACCAAGTGTTGCAACAAATATCGACACagcaaaagaaattaattgatgcCAATGATATATTTTCATTGTGCAAGTTTGAAACGAGAAGATTCACTGggaataataaaatcaattgtgCTGTTCCTTGTTATGGTGGGAAGAAATTGTTGTATGGTACTGATTCAGGGGTATGGGTCAGTACTGTTCGTTCAATTAGTGCCACGTctaatgaaaaaatctGTAGTGATCCCACCATGGTTATTTCCAAAACTTATGTCACTCAAATTGAGGTGATTGTTGAGTACTCCAAGTTGTTAGTGTTGAGTGATAAATCGTTatatgaatttgatttatcttGTACTGATTCCTTGGACCATGTGAAGAATACCAAACTGGGTAAATTACTTTTGAGTCATGTgtcatttttcaaagttgGTGTTTGCGATGGTAAATTGTTGGTGATTGGTGCTAGAACGGGCAGTCTGCACTCTATTTGTATTTTCGAGCCAGTTAATCCGTTTGacaaatccaataaaaataaaaacaagaGATTAGAAAttcaagaaatcaattttagtTCTGACCCAATTTccatttcatttttaaagACTAAACTTTGTGTTGGGTGTGCTAAAggttttgaaattttgtcTTCTCAAACGGGAACCAAAGAATCGATATTAGATGAAGCAGACCCTTCATTAGATTTTGCCACACAAAGAGAAAGTGTGACACCATTAGCAATTCACCGATTAGGACGTGATTTCTTATTGTGTTATTCTgaatttgtatttttgaTCAATCGAAATGGATGGAGAACAAATCACGATTGGGGCATATTTTGGGAGGGTAATCCCCAAAATGTGGCGATTTTCTTCCCTTATTTGTTATCATTTGAACCAGGATTTGTTGAGATTAGAGATTTACATACAACTAATTTATTGAGGGCTTTAACGGGAGAGAATATCAGGTTTTTGCATTCTAATGAACATGAAGCTATGTTTGCTTGTGAAGAAAATGGTTATGACATCATTATTTCAATCGATTTCttaaatttgaaaccaaGATCCCCAACATAG
- a CDS encoding vacuolar amino acid transporter, putative (Similar to S. cerevisiae AVT6;~11 probable transmembrane helices predicted for ZZZ3000 by TMHMM2.0 at aa 13-35, 40-62, 86-108, 128-147, 154-176, 186-208, 229-251, 271-293, 351-370, 374-396 and 417-439), with product MPSIDHDAGASTISSSISLVKTIIGAGLLSMPLAYSTDGILFGTFIILLAAFTSGFGLFLQCYVSRYVPVKHATFFNLCSITYPHLSVVFDFAIAVQCFGCAVSYLVLIRDLMPTIVTYVPYIDEKHYPSFWLLVSTVLTIPLSFLKNLDSLKYSSILGLVAIFYMSILVIGHYFAGDIERQGQITLFPTSVTGVFSTFSIIVFAFTGHQNMFSIINEARDKSLTSLTKLVNFAIGISSLLFIVVGLSGYLTFGQDVDGNVILSYPNGPTTTIGRFCIVFMVTFSFPLMIHPARISINNIYHWITTTYFDKEDVNESTSLLRNDSETRQIAEDEEQGKTHLSHVVPFPHRNFVIVTTSLLIIGYFLAISIKSFALILAIVGASGSTSISFILPGLFGYKLIGSESDDPSTLEIAFKNLSLGLTFWGVAVMILCLYSSLTL from the coding sequence ATGCCTTCAATAGATCATGATGCAGGtgcatcaacaatttcttcatcgATCAGTTTGGTCAAAACCATTATAGGAGCGGGGTTGTTATCCATGCCATTGGCATATTCCACAGATGGGATTTTATTTGGTACATTTATCATATTACTAGCTGCTTTTACTAGTGGATTTGGCTTATTCTTGCAATGTTATGTAAGTAGATATGTTCCAGTTAAGCACGCcacatttttcaatttatgcTCCATCACCTATCCTCATTTATCAGTAGTGTTTGATTTTGCGATTGCTGTTCAATGCTTTGGTTGTGCTGTATCTTATCTAGTGTTGATCCGTGACTTAATGCCCACCATAGTAACTTATGTCCCATATATTGACGAGAAGCATTATCCACTGTTTTGGTTGCTTGTGTCCACAGTGTTAACTATCCCCTTATcgtttttgaaaaatttggattcattgaaatattcttcaattttagGGCTTGTGGCTATTTTTTATATGTCAATTTTAGTGATTGGACACTATTTTGCTGGTGATATTGAACGACAAGGGCAGATCACTTTGTTCCCAACCAGTGTGACTGGTGTATTTAGtactttttcaattatagTGTTTGCATTTACTGGTCATCAAAATATGTTTTCCATTATCAATGAAGCCAGAGACAAGTCATTGACGAGTCTCACGAAATTGGTCAATTTTGCCATTGGTATATCCAGTTTGTtattcattgttgttggattATCAGGGTACTTGACCTTTGGACAAGACGTCGATGGTAATGTGATTTTACTGTATCCAAATGGGCCAACCACTACTATTGGTAGATTCTGTATTGTGTTTATGGTTACGTTTTCTTTCCCGTTAATGATTCATCCAGCAAGAATTTCCATTAATAACATTTATCATTGGATAACAACCACCTATTTCGACAAAGAAGATGTTAACGAAAGTACCTCGTTATTAAGAAATGATTCCGAGACACGCCAAATTgctgaagatgaagaacaGGGAAAAACCCACCTATCTCATGTTGTTCCGTTTCCACATAGAAATTTTGTGATAGTCACtacatcattattaattatcGGATATTTTTTAGCCATTTCTATCAAATCGTTTGCATTAATTCTAGCAATTGTCGGTGCTTCAGGCTCAACATCGATTTCGTTTATTTTGCCAGGTTTGTTTGGctataaattgattggatCAGAGCTGGATGACCCAAGCACATTAGAAATCGCTTTCAAGAATTTGTCTTTGGGTTTGACTTTTTGGGGTGTAGCCGTTATGATCTTATGCTTATATAGTAGCTTGACTTTATAA
- a CDS encoding phosphoglycerate mutase 1, putative (Similar to S. cerevisiae GPM1), with product MPKLVLVRHGQSEWNEKNLFTGWVDVRLSETGQKEAKRAGELLKEAGIKVDVLHTSKLSRAIQTANIALDAADQLYVPVKRSWRLNERHYGALQGKDKAQTLETYGQEKFQIWRRSFDVPPPTIDPKDQYSQVGDRRYADIDPAVVPLTESLALVIDRLLPYWQDEIAGDLLAGKVVLIAAHGNSLRGLVKHLDNISDEDIAGLNIPTGIPLVYELDENLKPTKPSYYLDPEAAAAGAAAVAAQGQKK from the coding sequence ATGCCAAAGTTAGTTTTAGTTAGACACGGTCAATCCGAATGGAATGAAAAGAACTTGTTCACCGGTTGGGTAGACGTCAGATTATCAGAAACTGGTCAAAAAGAAGCTAAAAGAGCTGgtgaattattgaaagaagCTGGTATCAAAGTTGATGTTTTGCACACCTCCAAATTATCCAGAGCCATCCAAACTGCCAACATTGCCTTGGATGCTGCTGACCAATTGTACGTTCCAGTCAAGAGATCCTGGAGATTGAATGAAAGACACTACGGTGCTTTACAAGGTAAAGACAAGGCTCAAACTTTGGAAACTTACGGTCAAGAAAAATTCCAAATCTGGAGAAGATCATTTGATGttccaccaccaacaattgATCCAAAGGATCAATACTCCCAAGTCGGTGACAGAAGATACGCTGACATTGACCCAGCTGTTGTTCCATTGACTGAATCATTGGCTTTAGTCATTGACAGATTATTGCCATACTGGCAAGACGAAATTGCCGGTGACTTGTTGGCCGGTAAAGTTGTCTTAATTGCCGCTCACGGTAACTCCTTGAGAGGTTTAGTTAAACACTTGGACAACATCTCAGATGAGGATATTGCTGGTTTGAACATCCCAACTGGTATTCCATTGGTTTACGAGTTAGACGAAAACTTGAAACCAACCAAACCATCTTACTACTTGGACCCAGAAGCTGCTGCTGCCggtgctgctgctgttgctgctcAAGGTCAAAAGAAATAA